Proteins encoded together in one Impatiens glandulifera chromosome 1, dImpGla2.1, whole genome shotgun sequence window:
- the LOC124920976 gene encoding phosphatidylinositol transfer protein 3-like gives MESTKKFEELKKLETKNNEISPEEDKKIDLMRSSLTVLQEQEDNNISVKEVGDDLMLRRFLRARDGDVEKATSMFVKYLSWRKSFVPNGSISASEVAKDLNQNKMFMQGFDKQGRPITVGLAGRHFHLKGGIEDYKRYVVYFLDKVISRMPSGQEKFVFIGDLDGWGYANIDIRACLGALTVLQDFYPERLGKLFIVNAPYIFMMVWKMITPFIDNNTKKKIIFVEKKDIKATLLEDIEENQLPDVYGGKLSLVSIQDA, from the exons ATGGAATCCACTAAGAAATTTGAAGAATTGAAGAAGTTGGAAACCAAAAACAACGAAATAAGTCCGGAAGAAGACAAGAAAATCGATCTCATGAGATCATCCTTAACCGTTCTTCAGGAACAGGAAGACAATAATATCTCTGTCAAG GAAGTGGGAGATGATTTGATGCTGAGGAGATTTCTTCGGGCACGCGATGGAGACGTAGAGAAGGCCACTTCCATGTTTGTGAAGTACCTAAGCTGGAGGAAATCGTTTGTTCCAAATGGTTCGATATCTGCTTCAGAAGTTGCAAAAGATCTCAACCAGAATAAGATGTTCATGCAAGGATTTGATAAGCAAGGCCGACCCATCACAGTTGGTTTGGCTGGTCGCCATTTCCATCTTAAAGGAGGCATCGAAGACTATAAAC GTTATGTGGTTTATTTTCTGGACAAAGTAATTTCCAG GATGCCTTCAGGACAAgagaaatttgtatttatagGCGATCTTGATGGATGGGGGTATGCTAACATCGATATCCGTGCATGCTTGGGAGCTCTTACGGTTCTTCAG GATTTCTATCCGGAACGACTaggaaaattatttattgtcaACGCGccttatatatttatgatgGTGTGGAAGATGATTACCCCGTTTATCGACAATAACACCAAGAAGAAG ATAATATTTGTGGAGAAGAAGGACATAAAAGCAACTTTGCTAGAAGATATTGAAGAGAACCAACTTCCAGATGTGTATGGTGGAAAACTTTCATTAGTATCCATCCAAGATGCTTAA